In Leptospira harrisiae, a genomic segment contains:
- the atpH gene encoding ATP synthase F1 subunit delta gives MSLNQISKVYATALLELAQEANSLESTEEELSTLVDVFFSDESIRHYFLSPLVDPSEKERTAEKSVQGKASEIVANFITLVVRKNRFLFLKDILEDYRTGVDRLKNRSSLRIVSKDSLGKEAVDRITKSISSKFERELRVTEQTDPALIGGFKLFIDDFLIDASIRAKLAGTREALLQKKIPVGAFE, from the coding sequence ATGAGTCTGAACCAAATTTCAAAGGTTTACGCAACGGCACTTTTGGAGTTAGCTCAGGAAGCTAACTCACTTGAGTCAACAGAAGAGGAACTTTCAACACTCGTTGATGTTTTCTTTTCTGATGAGTCAATTCGCCATTATTTCCTTTCTCCATTAGTTGATCCTTCTGAGAAAGAAAGAACTGCTGAAAAGTCAGTTCAAGGGAAGGCATCGGAAATCGTTGCCAACTTCATCACACTTGTGGTTCGTAAGAATCGATTTCTATTCCTCAAGGATATTTTGGAAGATTATAGAACAGGAGTGGACCGACTTAAAAATCGTAGTTCTCTTCGCATTGTTTCCAAAGATTCTCTTGGCAAAGAAGCTGTAGATCGAATCACCAAGTCTATCTCTTCCAAGTTCGAACGCGAATTACGTGTTACGGAACAAACGGATCCAGCCCTTATTGGTGGATTCAAACTCTTTATAGACGACTTTTTAATCGATGCCTCGATCCGTGCAAAACTTGCAGGAACTCGCGAGGCTCTCCTCCAAAAGAAAATCCCAGTCGGAGCATTTGAATGA
- the atpD gene encoding F0F1 ATP synthase subunit beta, which produces MNKGKIKQIIGSVMDISFESGNMPEIYNAVEIQSKVNGKDVTITAEVQQHIGDNTVRAISLQSTDGLKRGLEVIDTGVPISVPVGTKTLGRIFNVLGEAIDELGDLPKDVKKMPIHRSAPSYEEIKPKTEIFETGIKVIDLLAPYIKGGKTGLFGGAGVGKTVLIQELINNIAKQHGGYSVFAGVGERTREGNDLWNEMKESGVIDKTVLCFGQMNEPPGARLRIALSALTMAENFRDESGSDILLFVDNIFRFSQAGSEVSALLGRMPSAVGYQPTLSTEMGGLQERITSTVRGSITSVQAIYVPADDLTDPAPATAFAHLDATTTLSRAISEKGIYPAVDPLDSTSRIMNPQIVGEEHYNTAREVQRILQRYKDLQDIIAILGMDELSEDDKILVSRARRLEKFLSQPFHVAEQFTGRPGKYVKLEDTIRSFKGIIEGKYDTLPEQAFYMVGSIDEAIEAAKQLKG; this is translated from the coding sequence ATGAATAAAGGTAAAATTAAACAAATCATCGGTTCGGTAATGGACATCAGTTTTGAATCCGGGAATATGCCTGAGATCTACAATGCCGTAGAAATCCAATCTAAAGTGAACGGCAAAGACGTAACAATTACTGCAGAAGTGCAACAGCACATTGGAGACAACACGGTTCGTGCGATCTCCCTTCAATCCACTGACGGATTAAAAAGAGGATTAGAAGTCATTGATACAGGAGTTCCAATTTCTGTTCCCGTAGGAACAAAAACTCTTGGTCGTATCTTTAACGTACTTGGTGAGGCTATCGACGAACTCGGTGATCTTCCTAAAGACGTAAAAAAGATGCCTATCCATAGAAGCGCTCCTTCTTACGAAGAAATTAAACCTAAAACTGAGATTTTTGAAACAGGAATCAAGGTAATCGATCTACTCGCTCCTTATATCAAAGGGGGAAAAACAGGACTATTCGGTGGTGCAGGGGTAGGGAAAACGGTTCTTATCCAAGAGCTTATCAACAACATTGCAAAACAACATGGTGGTTACTCTGTGTTCGCTGGTGTGGGTGAAAGAACTCGTGAAGGAAACGACCTTTGGAACGAGATGAAGGAATCGGGAGTTATCGACAAAACAGTTCTTTGTTTTGGTCAGATGAACGAACCACCAGGTGCTCGTCTACGTATCGCACTTTCTGCATTAACTATGGCAGAAAACTTCCGTGATGAATCCGGATCAGACATTTTACTTTTCGTAGATAACATCTTCCGTTTCTCTCAAGCAGGTTCAGAAGTATCGGCCCTTCTTGGTCGTATGCCATCTGCGGTAGGATACCAACCAACTCTTTCTACTGAGATGGGTGGATTACAGGAGCGGATTACTTCTACGGTTCGTGGTTCCATCACTTCTGTGCAAGCGATCTACGTTCCTGCCGACGACTTAACTGACCCGGCTCCAGCAACGGCGTTTGCTCACTTAGATGCAACAACGACATTGTCTCGTGCGATTTCTGAAAAAGGGATTTATCCTGCTGTGGATCCGCTCGATTCCACATCACGTATCATGAACCCACAAATCGTTGGGGAAGAACACTACAACACTGCCCGTGAAGTTCAAAGAATTCTTCAAAGATACAAAGACTTACAAGATATCATCGCGATCCTTGGTATGGACGAACTTTCTGAGGATGACAAAATTCTAGTATCTCGTGCTCGTCGTTTGGAGAAATTCCTTTCTCAACCGTTCCACGTAGCGGAACAGTTCACTGGTCGACCTGGAAAGTATGTAAAATTGGAAGATACCATCCGTTCCTTCAAAGGAATCATTGAAGGTAAGTATGACACGCTTCCAGAACAAGCCTTCTACATGGTCGGATCGATTGACGAAGCAATCGAAGCGGCGAAACAACTCAAAGGTTAA
- a CDS encoding GAF domain-containing protein, producing MGLLDRAEEIKKTSGSSTPKSPINPKDKPSLLKKAEHFREENESPIKDSVPIADSDSEWLDDSFSDTLATEIGDLPNPDGEEEFDLSDIPELTDADFGDLADEEWDENPLPQLEDDFGNGPNDYQPISDEDSESLVEPDLDFDLPSNEEPTPEQEAESPEPLNADEPAFGDDLIDRDYHDDISEPDAPLPEVNIFDEWENDAKKEAAKQPLRQTKDDPAPIGEEVLFDDESDFGTAPMSYHLASKKRIENYQAIFEITKEIASSKEFSDYFDNLVYSLIGQVGCNSVVVLTSTNPKNPKWEAVASQGIQSKDSWYLSPNDEIYSRISDSETVIYAGEFKSSRLPNRELNLLNEMASEILVPIRHGQKCFGVLSLGKLINGEEYITDDLEFAKIVGDIAGSVFERVSEFELMNDNLVQAKEVIGINESVLQSARDFARVRKMDDAYDLLIDNIKNKLGVKQFSFLVLDSETRSDYIVFGSNFILPERAKDFKLSKDSDIVGMVSNVPGVYKLENFREDAELKSIFTNDELGIMGEFTILPIINLNWLVGMVIVHSTGSAWTDTTRDVAVTLLETSAPVFANLLILQEKEALFRNPFNPLESRILSEIEKSSQMNLNFTVSLFKIQNVSRMVHLVGAGTFARYADLLRKTMMDHIGELDFFTRVGQGKFAMVLHGKDKEETEVVIKKIKSSFAKKEEAIIGSFRATYRVLNLSYPDDTKDKNQFLEMVEEA from the coding sequence GTGGGACTTCTCGATAGAGCCGAAGAAATTAAAAAAACTTCGGGTTCCTCGACTCCAAAATCTCCAATAAATCCTAAAGACAAACCGTCTTTATTAAAAAAAGCAGAACATTTTCGCGAAGAGAATGAATCTCCTATAAAAGATTCTGTTCCTATTGCCGATTCCGACTCAGAGTGGTTAGACGATAGTTTCTCGGATACACTTGCTACAGAAATTGGTGATCTTCCGAATCCCGATGGAGAAGAAGAATTTGACCTTAGTGATATACCAGAATTAACAGATGCTGATTTTGGTGACTTAGCTGATGAAGAATGGGATGAAAACCCACTCCCTCAATTAGAGGATGATTTTGGAAATGGCCCTAATGATTACCAACCAATCTCTGACGAAGATTCCGAGTCATTAGTAGAGCCAGATTTAGATTTTGATCTGCCATCCAATGAAGAGCCAACACCTGAACAGGAAGCGGAATCTCCAGAACCGCTAAATGCAGACGAACCAGCATTTGGTGACGATTTGATTGATCGTGATTATCATGATGATATTTCTGAACCCGATGCTCCTCTCCCTGAGGTAAATATTTTTGACGAATGGGAAAATGATGCAAAAAAAGAAGCAGCCAAACAGCCGTTAAGACAGACAAAAGATGATCCGGCTCCCATTGGAGAAGAGGTCCTTTTTGATGATGAATCTGATTTTGGAACGGCACCAATGTCATACCATCTTGCTTCCAAAAAGCGAATCGAAAACTACCAAGCAATCTTTGAAATCACTAAAGAAATCGCATCTTCTAAAGAATTTTCTGATTACTTTGATAACCTAGTTTATAGTTTGATTGGGCAAGTTGGATGTAATTCGGTTGTGGTATTAACTTCAACAAATCCAAAAAATCCAAAATGGGAAGCTGTGGCTTCTCAAGGAATCCAGTCAAAAGATTCTTGGTACCTCTCTCCAAACGATGAAATCTATTCTCGAATTTCTGATTCTGAAACCGTTATCTATGCAGGTGAGTTTAAATCTTCTCGTTTGCCAAATCGGGAATTAAATTTATTAAATGAAATGGCTTCTGAAATCCTAGTTCCCATTCGACATGGCCAAAAATGTTTTGGTGTTTTATCTCTAGGCAAATTAATCAATGGTGAAGAGTATATCACAGACGATTTAGAATTTGCAAAAATCGTTGGAGATATCGCAGGTTCTGTATTTGAAAGAGTTTCTGAATTTGAACTAATGAACGATAATTTAGTTCAGGCTAAAGAAGTCATTGGAATTAATGAATCTGTATTACAGTCTGCTAGAGATTTTGCTCGTGTACGTAAGATGGATGATGCATATGATCTTTTGATTGATAACATCAAAAATAAATTAGGTGTAAAACAGTTTTCCTTTTTGGTTTTGGATTCTGAAACAAGATCCGACTATATTGTTTTTGGTTCTAATTTTATTTTACCTGAACGTGCCAAAGATTTTAAACTCAGTAAAGATTCCGATATCGTTGGAATGGTTTCAAACGTCCCAGGCGTATATAAATTGGAAAATTTCAGAGAAGATGCTGAGCTGAAATCAATTTTTACAAACGATGAATTGGGAATTATGGGTGAATTTACCATTCTTCCTATTATCAATTTAAATTGGCTTGTGGGAATGGTGATAGTTCATTCTACCGGATCTGCATGGACAGACACCACAAGAGATGTCGCCGTAACATTACTTGAAACTTCCGCTCCTGTATTTGCAAATTTACTCATACTACAAGAAAAAGAAGCACTATTTAGAAATCCTTTTAATCCTCTTGAATCTCGAATATTAAGTGAAATTGAAAAATCATCTCAAATGAATTTGAATTTTACTGTTTCTTTGTTCAAAATTCAAAATGTATCAAGAATGGTTCATTTGGTAGGTGCTGGAACTTTCGCTCGTTATGCGGACTTGCTTCGCAAAACTATGATGGATCACATCGGCGAATTGGACTTTTTTACAAGAGTCGGCCAAGGAAAATTTGCAATGGTTCTTCATGGGAAAGACAAAGAAGAAACCGAAGTTGTCATCAAAAAAATTAAATCATCTTTTGCAAAAAAAGAAGAAGCAATCATTGGTTCATTTCGTGCGACATACAGGGTTTTGAATTTATCTTATCCTGATGACACAAAGGACAAAAATCAATTTTTAGAAATGGTTGAAGAAGCCTAA
- a CDS encoding DUF5808 domain-containing protein produces MSYGEDKNFWGIPYGTEISAEAFVKDIWDPSTDEILTPKQFFGLGWGVNLHALGRRVGVIK; encoded by the coding sequence ATGTCATACGGTGAAGATAAAAATTTTTGGGGAATCCCATACGGAACAGAGATTTCAGCGGAAGCATTTGTGAAGGATATTTGGGATCCAAGTACAGACGAAATTCTAACTCCAAAACAATTTTTTGGACTTGGTTGGGGAGTCAACCTACATGCCCTCGGTCGACGAGTGGGCGTGATAAAATAG
- a CDS encoding F0F1 ATP synthase subunit B — protein MVILAASGFNLLKVNPGLVIWTLVTFSVVVFVLKKFAWDKILHALEERASGIQGDINKAETLRVEAEKSLKEYKDQLFKATEEAHKIVDEAKKDAVALRSRLTEEAHNEVKGIKDNAIREIDLAKSRALSEMQNQIVEMSVLIASEILEKQLKKEDYASFVEKEIAKLDKLKIK, from the coding sequence TTGGTTATCCTCGCGGCTTCCGGCTTCAATTTGCTGAAAGTCAATCCGGGTCTGGTCATCTGGACCCTGGTCACTTTCTCAGTTGTTGTCTTCGTTCTTAAAAAATTTGCATGGGACAAGATCCTTCATGCTCTCGAAGAACGTGCTTCCGGCATCCAAGGCGATATCAACAAAGCAGAAACCCTTCGTGTAGAAGCAGAAAAGTCTTTAAAAGAATACAAAGACCAACTATTCAAAGCGACGGAAGAAGCTCATAAAATTGTAGATGAAGCTAAAAAAGATGCAGTTGCTCTCCGCTCTCGATTGACGGAAGAAGCACACAACGAAGTGAAAGGCATTAAAGATAACGCAATTCGCGAAATCGATTTAGCGAAGAGCAGAGCTTTGTCTGAAATGCAAAACCAAATTGTGGAAATGTCCGTTCTCATCGCGAGTGAGATCTTGGAGAAACAATTGAAGAAGGAAGACTATGCTTCCTTTGTCGAAAAAGAGATCGCAAAACTCGATAAACTTAAAATCAAATGA
- the atpA gene encoding F0F1 ATP synthase subunit alpha: MKIKTDEVTSVLKQEIKNFKKDLQVEEVGTVLEVGDGIARVYGLTNVMSGELVEFQNGVRGQAFNLEENSVGVVIFGDYIKIEEGFSVKRVGKIFEVPVGPELLGRVLNPLGEVIDGKGPLNAKKTRPVESPAPGIAMRKSVHEPMQTGIKAIDAMIPIGRGQRELIIGDRGTGKTSIAIDTIINQKGKGVICVYVAIGQKASTVASTIEMLREKGALEYTIIVSANASEPAPMLYIAPYSGATMAEYFMYEEGKATLVVYDDLSKQAVAYRQMSLLLRRPPGREAYPGDVFYLHSRLLERAAKLDDKFGGGSMTALPIIETQEGEVSAYIPTNVISITDGQIYLQSNLFASGLRPAVDVGISVSRVGSAAQIKAMKKVAGTLKSDLAQFRDLEAFAQLGTELDPVTQAQLDRGYRVLEILKQPNNSPTPVEEQVISIFAVTKGFMDTIPTAKVREFETYLLKTMREQHSEILEEIRTAKEVKQEAALQKTIKSIAEHFLAKNN; this comes from the coding sequence ATGAAAATTAAAACAGACGAAGTAACGTCGGTACTAAAACAAGAAATTAAAAACTTCAAAAAAGACCTTCAAGTTGAAGAAGTCGGAACGGTTCTCGAAGTAGGGGACGGGATTGCGAGAGTTTACGGACTCACGAACGTAATGTCAGGAGAGCTTGTTGAATTCCAAAACGGAGTTCGAGGACAAGCATTCAACTTAGAAGAAAACTCCGTAGGGGTTGTAATCTTCGGTGATTATATTAAAATTGAAGAAGGTTTTTCCGTTAAACGTGTAGGAAAGATCTTCGAAGTTCCAGTAGGACCTGAACTTCTCGGTCGAGTGCTTAACCCACTCGGGGAAGTGATCGACGGAAAAGGACCTCTGAACGCAAAAAAAACAAGACCTGTTGAGTCTCCAGCTCCAGGGATTGCGATGAGAAAATCAGTTCACGAACCAATGCAAACAGGAATCAAAGCAATTGATGCGATGATCCCAATTGGACGTGGACAAAGAGAGCTCATCATTGGTGACCGCGGAACAGGAAAAACTTCCATCGCGATCGACACCATCATCAACCAAAAAGGAAAAGGTGTGATCTGCGTTTACGTAGCGATTGGACAAAAAGCATCTACTGTTGCTTCCACCATCGAAATGTTACGCGAAAAAGGTGCATTAGAGTATACGATCATCGTATCTGCAAACGCATCTGAACCTGCTCCTATGTTATACATTGCACCTTACTCTGGTGCGACGATGGCTGAATACTTTATGTATGAAGAAGGGAAAGCAACACTTGTTGTTTACGATGACCTTTCCAAACAAGCCGTAGCATACCGACAAATGTCACTTTTACTTCGCCGCCCACCAGGTCGTGAAGCATATCCTGGGGACGTATTCTACCTTCACTCTCGCCTCCTTGAAAGAGCAGCAAAACTTGATGATAAATTCGGTGGTGGGTCTATGACAGCACTTCCAATCATTGAAACGCAAGAAGGGGAAGTATCAGCATACATTCCTACCAACGTAATCTCCATCACTGATGGTCAGATTTACCTTCAGTCCAACCTATTTGCATCGGGCCTTCGCCCTGCGGTGGATGTGGGGATTTCTGTATCACGGGTTGGATCTGCAGCGCAAATCAAAGCGATGAAAAAAGTAGCGGGAACACTTAAGTCAGATTTGGCGCAGTTCCGTGACTTAGAAGCGTTTGCACAGTTGGGAACTGAACTGGACCCAGTGACACAAGCTCAGCTTGATCGTGGATACCGAGTTCTTGAAATTCTCAAACAACCAAACAATTCTCCAACTCCGGTAGAAGAACAAGTAATCTCCATCTTTGCTGTAACAAAAGGTTTTATGGATACAATTCCTACAGCTAAGGTTCGTGAATTTGAAACTTACCTTTTGAAAACGATGAGAGAACAACACTCTGAAATTTTGGAAGAAATCAGAACTGCCAAAGAAGTAAAACAAGAAGCGGCTCTGCAAAAAACAATCAAGTCGATTGCTGAACATTTTCTAGCAAAGAATAATTAA
- a CDS encoding MBOAT family O-acyltransferase, protein MLFNSISFLFHFIFFYLIYYFVSNRIRKYLLLFFGIYFYSQWGVKPTILLLTSVIFNYTLAKYLSNELGQKRKLVFVIGVTANLLYLAVFKYFVFVWQLFSDIKIGFGFSGLVWKPEIILPIGISFYTFHNISYLIEVYDKRINPTKNFFTFAIYDLFFPLLLLGPIERPGNLIPQIESEQTITKEKIWNGVSLFLWGVFIKSTIADPFSRYVEIHAWSFESLEPGILWIVAPVIAFQVYADFFGYSLCAMGLAEIMGFQLMNNFKRPFFSSNPSEFWSKWHISLSTWLRDYVYIKLGGNRHGFFRENANLMIVWFLAGIWHGAGYGFVIWGVYLGLCLVLYRCLKHYGLVKENLPLISLIGTFFTFYSFSLGLLLFRIHSPFETKLILKNLSTLPKLSSIPLMILLSALPLIIFDFWQEKKDTNRPDFYISTKPHLFLFLFFFLFLWFSLFSPFGKQDFFYFQF, encoded by the coding sequence GTGTTATTTAATTCGATTTCTTTTCTTTTTCATTTTATATTCTTTTATTTAATCTACTATTTCGTTTCTAACCGAATTCGAAAATACCTACTTCTTTTCTTTGGAATATATTTTTATTCGCAATGGGGAGTTAAACCCACTATTTTACTGCTAACTTCTGTTATTTTCAATTATACTTTGGCAAAATATCTTTCGAATGAGTTGGGTCAAAAACGTAAGCTGGTTTTTGTAATTGGGGTGACAGCGAATCTACTTTACCTTGCAGTTTTTAAGTATTTTGTTTTTGTTTGGCAATTGTTTTCTGATATAAAGATTGGGTTTGGTTTCTCGGGACTCGTTTGGAAACCAGAAATTATTTTGCCGATAGGCATTTCATTTTATACATTTCATAACATTAGTTACTTAATTGAAGTTTACGACAAACGAATCAATCCTACAAAAAACTTTTTTACATTTGCTATTTATGATTTATTTTTCCCTTTGTTACTACTTGGTCCAATTGAAAGACCAGGAAACCTGATCCCACAAATAGAATCCGAACAAACAATTACAAAAGAAAAGATTTGGAATGGAGTTTCCTTATTTTTATGGGGAGTATTCATTAAATCGACTATTGCGGATCCTTTTTCAAGGTATGTGGAAATTCACGCTTGGTCTTTTGAGTCTTTGGAACCAGGAATTTTATGGATTGTGGCTCCCGTCATTGCCTTCCAAGTATACGCAGATTTTTTCGGCTACTCACTTTGTGCTATGGGTCTTGCGGAGATCATGGGCTTTCAGCTAATGAACAATTTTAAAAGACCATTCTTTTCTTCGAATCCATCCGAGTTTTGGTCCAAATGGCATATCTCTCTTTCGACGTGGTTACGAGATTATGTTTATATTAAATTAGGTGGGAATCGGCATGGTTTTTTCCGCGAAAATGCAAATCTAATGATTGTTTGGTTTTTGGCTGGGATTTGGCATGGTGCCGGGTATGGATTTGTGATTTGGGGAGTGTATTTAGGGTTATGTTTGGTTCTCTATCGCTGTCTAAAACATTATGGTCTTGTGAAAGAAAACCTACCTTTGATTTCGCTCATTGGAACCTTTTTTACCTTCTATAGTTTTTCATTAGGTTTATTATTGTTTCGTATCCATTCTCCATTTGAGACAAAGTTAATATTAAAAAACTTATCTACATTACCAAAACTTTCTTCTATTCCTTTGATGATTCTTTTGTCTGCTTTGCCATTAATTATTTTTGATTTTTGGCAGGAAAAAAAAGATACAAATCGTCCTGACTTTTATATTTCAACTAAACCGCATCTGTTTCTTTTCCTATTTTTCTTTTTGTTTCTTTGGTTTTCATTATTTTCTCCGTTTGGAAAACAGGATTTTTTTTATTTTCAGTTTTAG
- the atpG gene encoding ATP synthase F1 subunit gamma translates to MATPREIKKRINSVKNTRKITRTMEMVSTAKAKKATNKVNAAKPYADLTRELVSSLSSLAGIIHSPYLRKPDKIRKVAILAIAANRGLCGGFNSNLLRMVKNRIEELKSKGVEVEVHAAGKKAISFFKFAKVELVTTHTNIDDKAGSKEANDLASYFMERFANESVDSVEIISTHYYSAATQKPEITTVLPLSMEDSSAKGSSGPEVLYEPDPKTILENLLPMVIKTTFVKIILESVASEHIARRVAMKAATDAAGEMIKLLTRGYNRVRQAKITQEISEIVGGAEAIS, encoded by the coding sequence TTGGCGACACCGCGTGAGATAAAAAAGAGGATTAACTCGGTTAAAAACACGAGAAAAATCACTCGAACCATGGAGATGGTCTCCACGGCAAAGGCAAAAAAAGCCACTAACAAAGTAAATGCGGCGAAACCATACGCTGATTTAACTCGTGAGTTAGTTTCTTCTTTGTCTAGCCTTGCCGGGATCATCCACAGCCCTTACTTAAGGAAGCCGGACAAAATCCGAAAAGTTGCTATCCTTGCGATTGCCGCAAACCGTGGGTTATGCGGTGGTTTTAACTCCAACCTTCTTCGTATGGTCAAAAACCGTATAGAAGAGTTGAAGTCAAAAGGTGTGGAAGTTGAAGTCCATGCTGCAGGGAAAAAGGCAATTTCTTTCTTTAAATTTGCAAAAGTTGAGTTGGTAACAACACATACCAATATCGATGACAAAGCAGGAAGTAAAGAAGCAAACGATCTTGCATCTTACTTTATGGAACGTTTTGCAAATGAATCAGTGGATTCAGTTGAAATTATTTCCACTCATTACTATTCGGCAGCAACTCAAAAACCAGAGATCACAACGGTTCTTCCTTTATCAATGGAAGATTCAAGTGCAAAAGGATCTTCTGGTCCGGAGGTTTTGTATGAACCGGATCCAAAAACTATTTTGGAAAACCTACTTCCTATGGTGATCAAAACTACTTTTGTTAAAATCATTTTAGAGTCGGTAGCTTCCGAACACATTGCACGAAGAGTGGCAATGAAAGCAGCTACGGATGCTGCTGGTGAGATGATCAAACTTCTGACTCGCGGTTACAACCGAGTTCGTCAGGCAAAAATTACGCAGGAAATTTCAGAAATCGTAGGGGGAGCGGAAGCCATCTCCTAA
- the atpC gene encoding ATP synthase F1 subunit epsilon codes for MSKELTLTVISPDKILYQGKAESVILPGSVGYFGILPGHATLVSQLDFGLIKLHTAGKEFRIAIDGGFCEVRNDQIRVLTEGGDSEDDLSHDHAVELLEEAEALPVSKDKEILLKKAKVRILLHER; via the coding sequence ATGAGTAAAGAACTGACTTTAACAGTCATCTCTCCCGACAAAATCCTGTATCAGGGCAAGGCAGAATCAGTGATTCTGCCAGGTTCTGTGGGTTATTTTGGAATTTTGCCAGGTCACGCGACTCTTGTTTCCCAACTCGATTTCGGACTCATCAAATTGCATACAGCAGGAAAAGAGTTCCGAATCGCCATCGATGGGGGGTTCTGTGAAGTGAGAAATGATCAAATCCGAGTGCTTACCGAAGGTGGGGATTCTGAGGACGATTTGTCTCATGACCATGCGGTAGAACTCCTAGAGGAAGCAGAAGCCCTTCCCGTTTCCAAAGACAAAGAAATTCTTCTAAAGAAAGCAAAAGTTCGCATTTTACTGCACGAACGTTAA
- the carA gene encoding glutamine-hydrolyzing carbamoyl-phosphate synthase small subunit — translation MQAFLVLANGTVMKGRSFGANKNSIGEVVFNTSMAGYQEIITDPSYKGQLVTLTYPMIGNYGINPDDMESDKIQASGLIVKEYVKRPSNFQSKETLSEFLVRFGVPAIEGIDTRKLTRIIRNSGAMSCGIFVSETYEDSFLEAVKNAPSMEGQDLAQVVTCEKPYVFGAHSPSKFKLAVYDFGIKRNILKLLDAAGFNVHVFPAKTKAEDLLKEGFDAFFLSNGPGDPAPLDYAISSAKAIMDAKKPLFGICLGHQIIGLALGKKTAKLKFGHRGGNHPVRNEETGKIEITSQNHGFHVLGESTSEMPITRLNLFDNTVAGLKTKGLPVMAVQYHPEACPGPHDSAYHFQEFYTMVESSKS, via the coding sequence ATGCAGGCTTTTTTGGTTTTAGCAAACGGAACGGTCATGAAGGGCCGATCCTTCGGTGCAAATAAGAATTCGATTGGCGAGGTGGTCTTTAACACCTCTATGGCGGGATACCAGGAAATCATTACTGATCCCTCCTACAAAGGCCAACTCGTGACCCTTACGTACCCAATGATTGGGAACTATGGAATCAATCCAGACGATATGGAATCCGATAAGATCCAAGCTTCTGGACTCATTGTCAAAGAGTATGTCAAACGACCTTCCAACTTTCAATCCAAGGAAACTCTAAGCGAGTTTCTCGTTCGATTTGGAGTGCCCGCAATAGAAGGGATCGACACTCGTAAACTAACGCGAATCATTCGGAATTCAGGTGCTATGTCCTGCGGAATCTTTGTCAGTGAAACATATGAAGATTCTTTTTTAGAAGCAGTGAAAAATGCTCCTTCTATGGAAGGCCAAGACCTTGCCCAAGTAGTCACTTGCGAAAAACCATATGTATTTGGTGCTCATTCTCCAAGTAAGTTTAAACTTGCTGTATACGACTTTGGAATCAAAAGAAATATCCTCAAACTTCTAGATGCAGCGGGATTCAATGTACATGTATTCCCAGCGAAAACCAAAGCAGAAGATTTATTAAAAGAAGGATTTGATGCTTTTTTCCTATCTAATGGACCCGGAGATCCAGCTCCTTTGGATTATGCAATCTCATCGGCAAAAGCCATAATGGATGCAAAAAAACCATTGTTTGGAATTTGTTTAGGCCACCAAATCATTGGTCTTGCGCTAGGAAAAAAGACAGCCAAACTTAAGTTTGGTCACCGCGGCGGGAACCATCCTGTTCGAAACGAAGAAACAGGAAAAATTGAAATCACATCTCAAAACCATGGATTCCATGTTCTCGGTGAATCAACAAGTGAGATGCCAATTACTAGGCTCAATTTATTTGACAACACAGTTGCTGGTCTGAAAACCAAAGGCCTTCCAGTGATGGCGGTCCAATACCATCCAGAAGCGTGCCCAGGTCCTCACGACTCTGCCTATCATTTTCAAGAATTTTATACTATGGTAGAATCCTCTAAATCGTAA